From Segatella copri, one genomic window encodes:
- a CDS encoding DUF4141 domain-containing protein: protein MRTKVIMTICLFLLIVGKASAQWSVIDPTNIAQSIINSSNNIVHTSSTAQNMLNNFK from the coding sequence ATGAGAACAAAAGTAATCATGACAATCTGCCTGTTCCTGCTGATAGTAGGAAAGGCAAGCGCACAGTGGTCTGTCATAGATCCTACCAACATTGCGCAGAGTATCATCAACTCGTCCAACAACATCGTCCACACGTCTTCGACGGCTCAGAACATGCTCAACAACTTCAAG